One segment of Streptosporangiales bacterium DNA contains the following:
- the lysA gene encoding diaminopimelate decarboxylase, whose translation MMTEGAMSAPPTDLNALEPDIWSSTAQRVGGAVQVGGVELRDLAREHGTPVYVLDEDDFRGRARAHRTAFDGFDVYYAGKAFLSTTVARWLAEDGLSLDVCSFGELTIARRAGFPAERLAFHGNNKSTEELAAALDDGVGKIVLDSFVEIDRLAKLAADRGVRPNVLVRASVGVEAHTHEFIATAHEDQKFGFAVATGEVLEAVRRVLASAPLNLVGLHSHIGSQIFDTAAFELAAHRLVRLATRVRDQHDVQIAELGLGGGLGIAYVPSDDPPETGEFAAALRTIVAEECEANGLPVPRLSVEPGRAIAGPAMCTVYEVGTVKPVRVGSAGVRTYVSVDGGMSDNIRTALYGAEHSCALVNRASDSPAVLVRVVGKHCESGDIVVREVYLPGDVAPGDLIAVPATGAYCRAMASNYNQVPKPPVVAVRQGATELVLRRETMDDLLRLDAGLSS comes from the coding sequence ATGATGACCGAGGGCGCGATGTCCGCGCCGCCTACTGATCTCAACGCACTCGAGCCCGATATCTGGTCGTCGACCGCGCAGCGGGTCGGCGGTGCCGTCCAGGTGGGTGGTGTGGAGCTGCGCGACCTCGCCCGCGAGCACGGCACGCCCGTCTACGTACTCGACGAGGACGACTTCCGCGGCCGGGCACGTGCGCACCGCACCGCGTTCGACGGCTTCGACGTCTACTACGCGGGGAAGGCGTTCCTGTCCACCACCGTGGCGCGGTGGCTCGCCGAGGACGGCCTCTCGCTCGACGTGTGCTCGTTCGGCGAGCTGACCATCGCGCGGCGGGCCGGCTTCCCGGCCGAGCGGCTCGCCTTCCACGGCAACAACAAGTCGACCGAGGAGCTCGCGGCCGCGCTCGACGACGGGGTCGGCAAGATCGTGCTCGACTCGTTCGTGGAGATCGACCGGCTGGCCAAGCTGGCCGCCGACCGCGGCGTGCGGCCGAATGTGCTCGTGCGTGCGTCCGTCGGTGTCGAGGCGCATACCCACGAGTTCATCGCGACCGCGCACGAGGACCAGAAGTTCGGCTTCGCCGTCGCCACCGGTGAGGTGCTCGAAGCCGTACGGCGGGTGCTCGCGTCCGCGCCGCTGAACCTGGTCGGGTTGCACAGCCACATCGGCTCGCAGATCTTCGACACCGCCGCGTTCGAGCTCGCCGCCCACCGGCTGGTGCGGCTGGCCACCAGGGTGCGCGACCAGCACGACGTGCAGATCGCCGAGCTGGGGCTCGGTGGCGGCCTCGGCATCGCCTACGTGCCGTCCGACGACCCCCCGGAGACGGGCGAGTTCGCCGCCGCTCTACGGACCATCGTCGCCGAGGAGTGCGAGGCGAACGGGCTGCCTGTGCCGCGGCTTTCGGTGGAGCCCGGCCGCGCGATCGCCGGCCCGGCGATGTGCACGGTGTACGAGGTGGGCACGGTCAAGCCGGTACGGGTCGGCTCCGCCGGCGTCCGCACGTACGTCTCCGTCGACGGCGGGATGAGCGACAACATCAGGACCGCGCTGTACGGCGCTGAGCACTCCTGCGCGCTGGTGAACCGGGCGTCCGACTCGCCCGCGGTGCTTGTGCGGGTGGTCGGCAAGCACTGCGAGTCAGGCGACATCGTGGTGCGCGAGGTCTACCTGCCGGGCGACGTCGCGCCCGGCGACCTGATCGCCGTGCCGGCCACAGGCGCGTACTGCCGCGCCATGGCGAGCAACTACAACCAGGTGCCGAAGCCGCCGGTGGTCGCTGTGCGGCAGGGGGCTACGGAGCTGGTGCTGCGGCGCGAGACGATGGACGACCTGTTGCGGCTCGACGCGGGCCTGTCGAGCTGA
- a CDS encoding threonine synthase has protein sequence MWRGVIDEYRSRLPVSADTPVVTLGEGCTPLVPAPRLAERTGCDVHLKVEGANPTGSFKDRGMTLAISKAVESGAEAVICASTGNTSASAAAYASRAGISCAVLVPHGKIAPGKMTQAVAFGAVLLEVDGSFDDCLDVARELVQRYPVLLANSANPDGYRLAGQKTAAFEVVDALGDAPDVHCLPVGNAGNISAYWQGYVEYAKDGVCQRTPRMVGFQAAGAAPIVAGEVVAQPQTVATAIQVGNPASWQKALVARDESGGTIEAVTDEQILDAYRFLARQEGVFCEPASAASVAGLLAARESGLVAEGSRVVCTLTGNGLKDPGHMLSGRPETATVPAEVDAVAAVLELSN, from the coding sequence GTGTGGCGAGGTGTGATCGACGAGTACCGCAGCCGGCTGCCGGTCAGCGCGGACACGCCGGTCGTGACGTTGGGCGAGGGCTGCACGCCGCTCGTGCCCGCGCCGCGGCTGGCCGAGCGCACCGGGTGTGACGTCCATCTGAAGGTCGAGGGCGCGAACCCGACGGGCTCGTTCAAGGACCGCGGCATGACGCTGGCGATCTCCAAGGCGGTGGAGAGCGGCGCGGAGGCGGTGATCTGCGCGTCCACCGGCAACACGAGCGCCAGCGCCGCAGCGTACGCGTCCCGCGCCGGCATCTCCTGCGCCGTCCTGGTGCCGCACGGCAAGATCGCCCCGGGCAAGATGACCCAGGCCGTCGCGTTCGGCGCGGTGCTGCTCGAGGTGGACGGCTCGTTCGACGACTGTCTGGACGTGGCGCGCGAGCTCGTCCAGCGCTACCCGGTGCTGCTGGCGAACTCCGCCAACCCGGACGGCTACCGGCTCGCCGGCCAGAAGACGGCGGCGTTCGAGGTGGTGGACGCGCTCGGGGACGCGCCTGACGTGCACTGCCTGCCGGTCGGCAACGCCGGCAACATCTCGGCCTACTGGCAGGGCTACGTGGAGTACGCCAAGGACGGGGTGTGCCAGCGCACCCCGCGGATGGTCGGCTTCCAGGCCGCCGGTGCGGCGCCGATCGTCGCCGGCGAGGTGGTGGCGCAGCCGCAGACGGTGGCCACCGCGATCCAGGTGGGCAACCCGGCGTCGTGGCAGAAGGCGCTCGTGGCCAGGGACGAGTCCGGCGGCACCATCGAAGCCGTCACCGACGAGCAGATCCTCGACGCGTACCGGTTCCTGGCCAGGCAGGAGGGCGTCTTCTGCGAGCCGGCGTCCGCGGCCAGCGTGGCGGGACTGCTCGCCGCGCGGGAGTCCGGCCTGGTCGCCGAGGGCAGCCGCGTGGTCTGCACGCTCACCGGCAACGGCCTGAAGGACCCCGGACACATGCTCTCCGGCCGTCCGGAGACGGCGACCGTACCGGCCGAGGTCGACGCGGTCGCCGCGGTGCTCGAGCTCAGCAACTGA
- a CDS encoding response regulator, producing MLVVDDDPVIRQLVAVNLELEGYQVLEAGSGDEAIAAAQQHQPDVITLDVMMPALDGWVVALRLRNDPRTSDTRIVIVTARAQQRDKERGQQVGADAFVCKPFDPAELVDVVDRLVKERAC from the coding sequence GTGCTGGTCGTCGACGACGATCCGGTCATCCGGCAGCTGGTCGCCGTGAACCTGGAGCTCGAGGGCTACCAGGTACTCGAGGCCGGCAGCGGGGACGAGGCGATCGCCGCTGCGCAGCAGCATCAGCCGGACGTGATCACGCTGGACGTGATGATGCCCGCGCTGGACGGCTGGGTGGTCGCGCTCCGGCTGCGCAACGACCCGCGCACGAGCGACACGCGGATCGTGATCGTGACGGCGCGCGCACAGCAGCGCGACAAGGAACGCGGGCAGCAGGTCGGTGCCGACGCGTTCGTCTGCAAGCCGTTCGACCCGGCCGAGCTGGTCGACGTGGTGGACCGGCTGGTGAAGGAGCGGGCCTGCTGA
- a CDS encoding NAD-binding protein has translation MSMEAGRVGFIGLGNIGLPMALTLLRSGREVWVHDVRPDAVQSCVEAGARAATPREMAAGCDLVGIAVLSDAQVTDVVTGLLTGVDSTGPVVVVHSTILPATVTELDARTAEVGVGLVDAPVSGGDMGARAGTLTVMAGGRPEHLERCRPYFTAIGERVEAVGGVGSGAAAKLALQLMTYCNQLAALESVRLADAYGIEESAFVDLATETTGDSWIIRNWGFFDRLMRDHRLAGTDEMYQTYGKDLYDVVVAAREAGVSLPVAGVSAQEVAPSFRARYEALTSPDR, from the coding sequence ATGAGCATGGAGGCAGGCCGCGTCGGTTTCATCGGTCTGGGCAATATCGGGCTGCCGATGGCGCTCACGCTGCTGCGATCCGGTCGTGAGGTGTGGGTGCACGACGTACGGCCCGATGCCGTCCAATCCTGCGTCGAGGCCGGCGCGCGGGCGGCGACACCGCGCGAGATGGCCGCGGGCTGCGACCTCGTGGGGATCGCCGTGCTGTCCGACGCTCAGGTCACCGACGTGGTGACCGGACTACTGACGGGCGTCGACTCGACCGGGCCGGTCGTCGTCGTGCACAGCACGATCCTGCCTGCCACGGTGACCGAGCTGGACGCGCGCACAGCCGAGGTCGGCGTCGGCCTGGTGGACGCGCCGGTCAGCGGCGGTGACATGGGTGCGCGCGCCGGCACGCTCACGGTGATGGCGGGTGGCCGGCCGGAGCACCTCGAACGTTGCCGCCCGTACTTCACGGCCATCGGCGAGCGGGTCGAAGCGGTCGGCGGGGTCGGCTCGGGCGCGGCCGCGAAGCTCGCGCTGCAGCTGATGACCTACTGCAACCAGCTCGCGGCGTTGGAGTCCGTACGGCTCGCGGACGCGTACGGCATCGAGGAGAGCGCGTTCGTGGATCTGGCCACCGAGACCACGGGGGACTCGTGGATCATCCGCAACTGGGGCTTCTTCGACCGCCTCATGCGCGATCACCGGCTGGCCGGCACTGACGAGATGTACCAGACCTACGGCAAGGACCTCTACGACGTCGTAGTCGCGGCGCGCGAGGCCGGGGTGAGCCTGCCGGTGGCCGGTGTTTCCGCGCAGGAAGTCGCACCGTCGTTCCGCGCCCGCTACGAGGCGCTCACGAGCCCTGACCGGTGA
- a CDS encoding amidohydrolase family protein — translation MPLGIRRWRRGRGAGSPEVGVSVLQWASAVDFVLGAVVWAPLERPEETAAVLQRCRSHPKFAGVRHVTTRDAHPDWLVRDEVVESLTLLAEHGVPVDVVATGPRQLANVAAVAERVPELTLVIDHLGRPPLPEGGWQPWASLLARAAEHPRTYAKVSVGLDVLDEGSHWSADALGRYVDHAVGCFGAGRLMAASNWPVCLLGASYQSGWDRTRAVLRDLPVTDRAAVLGDTAATVYRPPLFREEEVG, via the coding sequence ATACCTCTCGGCATCCGGCGCTGGCGCCGTGGCCGCGGCGCGGGCTCGCCGGAGGTGGGGGTGTCGGTGCTGCAGTGGGCGTCGGCGGTCGACTTCGTCCTTGGCGCCGTGGTGTGGGCGCCACTGGAACGGCCCGAGGAGACCGCTGCGGTACTGCAGCGGTGTCGATCGCATCCGAAGTTCGCCGGTGTCCGGCACGTGACCACTCGGGACGCCCACCCGGACTGGCTGGTACGGGACGAGGTCGTCGAATCGCTCACCCTGCTCGCCGAGCACGGCGTGCCCGTCGACGTGGTGGCGACCGGGCCACGGCAGCTGGCGAACGTCGCCGCCGTGGCCGAACGCGTGCCCGAGCTGACGCTCGTCATCGACCACCTGGGGCGACCGCCACTGCCCGAGGGCGGATGGCAGCCGTGGGCGTCGCTGCTCGCCCGTGCCGCCGAACACCCACGGACGTACGCGAAGGTCTCCGTCGGCCTCGACGTGTTGGACGAAGGCAGCCACTGGTCGGCCGACGCCCTCGGCCGCTACGTCGACCATGCGGTCGGCTGCTTCGGCGCCGGCCGGTTGATGGCCGCGAGCAACTGGCCGGTGTGCCTGCTCGGCGCCAGCTACCAATCCGGCTGGGACCGCACTCGCGCAGTCCTGCGCGATCTGCCCGTGACTGATCGCGCCGCCGTTCTGGGCGACACGGCCGCGACCGTGTACCGCCCGCCGTTGTTTCGCGAGGAGGAGGTCGGATGA
- a CDS encoding homoserine dehydrogenase — MRVALLGCGVVGSALVGLIKEQSADLAARVGAPLELAGVAVRRPARARDVDLDPGLLTSDAEALVRRDDVDVVVEVIGGIEPARGLILAAFASGKSVVTANKALLASHGAELHEAARAAGVDLYYEASVAGGIPLLRPLRESLVGDTVHRVLGIVNGTTNYILTRMAETGATFGDALDEATALGYAEADPTADVDGYDAAAKAAILAELAFHSQVTAADVYREGISEVSASDVASAREMGCVVKLLAIAERAGGDSIDVRVHPAMIPETHPLASVREAYNAVFVECSAAGQLMFYGQGAGGAPTASAVLGDVVAVARNARSGRSTWASTPYAQLRARPMGEVATRYHLSLDVLDKTGVLAEVAQVFAAKEVSLQTVRQEGHGDDAQLVVVTHVATDAALAATVEELRRLAVVREVASVMRVEGL; from the coding sequence GTGCGGGTGGCACTGCTCGGCTGCGGCGTGGTCGGCAGTGCCCTGGTCGGGCTGATCAAGGAGCAGTCGGCCGACCTCGCCGCACGGGTGGGAGCCCCGCTCGAGCTCGCCGGGGTGGCCGTACGCCGGCCGGCGCGGGCACGGGACGTCGACCTGGACCCCGGGCTGCTCACGTCCGACGCCGAGGCGCTGGTGCGCCGCGACGACGTGGACGTCGTGGTCGAGGTGATCGGCGGGATCGAGCCGGCCCGCGGCCTCATCCTGGCCGCGTTCGCCAGCGGCAAGTCCGTGGTCACGGCGAACAAGGCGCTGCTGGCGTCGCACGGCGCGGAGCTGCACGAGGCGGCGCGCGCCGCCGGCGTCGACCTGTACTACGAGGCGAGCGTCGCCGGCGGGATCCCGCTGTTGCGGCCGCTGCGGGAGTCGCTGGTCGGCGACACCGTGCACCGGGTGCTCGGCATCGTCAACGGCACCACCAACTACATCCTCACCCGGATGGCGGAGACCGGCGCCACCTTCGGTGACGCGCTCGACGAGGCGACCGCGCTCGGCTACGCGGAGGCCGACCCCACTGCGGACGTGGACGGCTACGACGCCGCGGCGAAGGCGGCGATCCTCGCCGAGCTCGCCTTCCACTCCCAGGTGACGGCGGCGGACGTGTACCGCGAGGGGATCAGCGAGGTGTCCGCGTCCGACGTCGCGAGCGCGCGTGAGATGGGCTGCGTGGTGAAGCTGCTCGCCATCGCCGAGCGCGCCGGCGGCGACAGCATCGACGTGCGCGTGCACCCGGCGATGATCCCTGAGACGCACCCGCTCGCCAGCGTGCGCGAGGCGTACAACGCGGTGTTCGTGGAGTGTTCCGCCGCCGGGCAGCTGATGTTCTACGGCCAGGGCGCGGGCGGCGCGCCGACGGCGAGCGCCGTGCTCGGCGACGTGGTGGCGGTCGCGCGCAACGCGCGCTCCGGCCGGTCCACCTGGGCGAGCACGCCGTACGCACAACTGCGGGCGCGCCCGATGGGCGAGGTGGCGACCAGGTACCACCTCAGCCTCGACGTGCTCGACAAGACCGGGGTGCTCGCCGAGGTGGCGCAGGTGTTCGCCGCCAAGGAGGTGTCACTGCAGACGGTGCGGCAGGAAGGGCACGGGGACGACGCGCAGCTGGTCGTGGTCACGCACGTGGCGACGGACGCCGCGCTGGCCGCGACGGTCGAGGAGCTGCGCCGGTTGGCCGTCGTGCGCGAGGTCGCGTCGGTCATGCGGGTCGAGGGTCTGTGA